tcatcgtcttctaaGTTATTTCCCTTTATTGCGCATGCATAAGAAGTGACATGttcattagggtcggtggtcctattgtacttaggaatttctggcattcggaaCTTCTTCGGAGTGGATTTCAGAGCCGCACTTGGTGGGAAAGGCGTAtgtacaaatttctttgaatccatacctgttagaatcggcggtgcccctggtatttggtcaacccgggagttgtatgtATCCACTATCTTGTCATTTgtctcgattttcttttctcccgattcaatccgtttagtgagctcctcaaacattttcataatggcggggtcagtccctGATTTGTTGGCGTTCGACCTTTCTGGCACAGGCCCAGTCCTGTgaacgacttctggttcgatcctactcgaTGTTCAgtgctgattttgtagttgtgctatagaggcttgttgagcctgtaacatttcgaatatcaattggaggctaactccaccatcttctccaccctgcgtacctcgaccacctgatcaaACTTCTCTACAtacgctaccttcgggatcaacaCCCAAATTTGCGTTTAGgacgacatgtgaactgacatcgacgagatttgcaattggtgcttcctcgaggtcagcctgaggcacctcgatccCTAGGGAggctatattgtcatttttcccATGAAATCCGAGGCCGTTGTGACCATGTGTAGACGCttcttgtgagtttgacatgtttatcctaaaaacaaagattcttatgagaacaagtgtaaagcagtgtgtgttattggaatcagtattaagcaatcactattatccttagccccacggcaggcgccaaactgtttacccttaatattggataacaattaaacttataatatggttctaaggacacgtgatttcacctaataccaattgataaatgtgaggatgagtaatagaaattaacaataaagtaaagcaaaccagtatTAGAATGAAACTCAGCCCTTGAGTTTGGacaccctcgaactggttgatgcaagaactATGAAAGTATAACAAGCTGAAAAATAATAGTGAGAACaataaagagaattatattgctttttgtGTCTGTCAACCGTGtcctacaaatgattagaacccccctttatatagtagaggagtttcacttatggtacaattctaattacagaaagaAACcctatgattagctaattaaccatttctgatttgatccgttctgagatttacgccatgatcctcgaccagtcatcgagatttacgccatgatctcCGGTCAGCCACTGATATCTTACCTTTctgttattatgctatcttcgatcttgctcgatgtctgtgtcatttggcttcgatcgctacttgCCTCGATCTCGACAGATACCTCGGTTCTGagctcggtaccttatcctcgtgatatgGCCTATTCCGTTACGAGACCGTCATTCGATGCAAACATCCGGTCTTGGTCAAACAATAAAATCGGGTGGGCctgattttaaccgtatacaatcaTAAAAAGCTAGACAATTCCCTTTGAACTATCGTTCAACACAAGGCATTCAATTTGCCATATCTACTTTCTAGAGTTAGATTTCTCTTAAGGAAATTGGAGTCACATTACTTTATTTTATAATTGAAAAGTCATTCAATTTTACTTTTTGTAACTAAAAAGTCACTCTATGCATTTAGTGGATATTTGGCATTTTTCTTTTCAACCCAATTATTAAGTTTGCATAATTTAATGggaactttacataactgtcacaatttaaaagaaatataataaattcgtAGCATAAAatccaatattacagttgtggcaggaaaatatttatatttgtagcacacaatttcattaaaataggaatattaattattaatctctcttaattttattttccGCCGAAgctaatatattttttaaatttgttccattcgttttctttttaattatctttcttaagtttttctctttcttctttcttcttttcttaacataaagatcttacttcgataataatatacgttaatataatatacaaaaaatatacataaaaaatacatcttcaattaaaaagacacttagacatgtgaaatatacataaaaaaatatatcttaaatttaattaaaatggcatataaaaataaaaataaaaataaaaatatatataaaatacatcctgaattaaaatggcacttgacatataaatatatttaaaatatatattaaaaatacatattaaaataagatggcacttcacaaataaatatacaaaaattatatacataaaaatatattttgaattaaagtgatacttgatatacaaagtataaaagacgtataaatcaatacatcttgaatttaggtggcattcacatagcattagattttaaaaaaattgagtgaagaagatgaatgttgggcttgatttttataatatgctaataatgaaaaaaaatactctttatgaaataaataataaatgatgctattttttttaaataatagttaaaaaaggatCAAGTGCGTAAAAAACCTTAATTTAATTATGATAGATTCAAGGATGATAGGATCCGTGCATGGTTTAAAATAAGCGGTCAGCTTTCAGGTGATTAAATGATAGATCTTAGGATAAGGCAAAAATATTTTGGATAATAAAAGATACTTAGAAGAAAGAGAAACTGAGACGTGTCATTAATTATTTGGCTAAAGATAACGAATGTATTTGTGTATTAGTTGGAATTTGTTTTGTACAAGGAATAGATTGATGGTTAAGAGATTGAGTTGAAGTTGGAGAGGAATTATCTAATCAAGTGGGGATGATAGAGGTGTTAGGATCAAGATAAGAAGAATTTAAAGTGTTGACAAGATCGAATAGTACCGTGAAGAAGAAGAGAAGCTTGTCCGCAGGGAAAACTCATGAGTTGGAAATGTTTTATAAGATTAGCAAGGGTGAAAATCATTTGCGTTCCTCAAGTTTGATTTAAACTCATTCTCCAATTTTGAATAattatcattttatttttcatatcaaatgtgacttcttaaaatacctattttaccctttacaatttttatctcttatttttattctttaatataatgatattttttttaattttaatttatattatcgatttacctataaataaattaaaaaaacttTTTCGAAACCAAAAAAGTGAAAAGTAATAGTCAAGCATATAAGTTAATGATGTTAAATAGTgaaataattaagaaaataaaaaattataataaataatttacTCATATTAGTAATTTTATTAGTAGCAATCAAAACTCAATTTATTTACAAAATTGAGAATAAAAGAGAgtaaaaatttaataaattatacaATACAggtaataaaaaaataatgggTGTAAAATAGAGGTAAATTTTATGATAAATTTGCAAAAAATTATCTATTTATACTTTACATGAACTTTAATTATAATTTAGAAAAACTCTAGTAATAgcaatcaatactcaaaaattTATATGCACATAGAGAATAATAAAAATAGTAGAACTTAAAATCACACACACACCGACATACATTATATGTATTTTAATAtacataatattaaaataataataataataataataataataataataataataataataatagtagcaATACATTTTGTaataaattcaaaatataattattttatttataatgcTAGTGAActtagattaaattatataataagATATAATATTTTTAACTTATGAACAAATTCCTGCactaaaaaatatcaaataatataaaaaaaaggtATTACATATATGGAGAGTTGAAATGTCAATGGTAAAATAGACATTGCGTaggatgaaaatgataattgttcAAAGTTGGAGGATGAGAGTAAACTTGGGGGATGTAAATGATTTCCACCCGATTAGAAACGTTAATCAAATAGTAGAACATTTAAAACCCTTAAAATTTATTTAATGGATAACTGAGGAGAACACAATATTTGAAACGTAGACTTACTAataaataattacccaattaaaatagaagaaatatgagtatatttttagccgcttttaaaaataatagccgacaacatacatacatacatacatactatatatatatatatatatatatatatatatatatatatatatatatatatatatatatatatatatatatatatatatatatatatgtgtgtgtgtgtgtgtgtgtgtgtgtgtgtgtgtgtgtgtgttatgcATATAAcatatacattatatatatattttggctaGCAAATGCAATTAGTTTCGGTCGGACagttaattttataatttttcctTAAATTAGAAATGCCCCAACCCAGCCTAACCCAATACCCATATACGTaagttaaaataatactaaaagtgaattctTCCACCGTAAAAAATTTAGTTCGAAATGCATGAGATtctgacaaaaattataaagaaaTAAATGGTATAATTAGAGagcacttgaaataaaaatactatcaatttgaataaaaatcttgaaaagaaaaataaaagatagaagtatcatgttttgaaggatttactatttaattttagtattattttaatttatatgtaTGAGTATTGGGTCGGGTGGGCCAGGTCGGGTTGACTCATTCCTATTTTAATtagattattatttattagactgaaaataaaaataaaaaaccataaaataagaaaatactactaaaaatttatattttttgatcaatatgatttttgtgtgagttagtaaaagttttatgatttttgtgtgagaaaatataGTTATGTGACTTTGatgaaaaaaagtcatagttatatgatttttgtgttagaaaataaagttatatgactttggtgaaaaaaTATCATAGTTATATAaccatttgtgaaatttatcCCCTTTTTCCTTTGTAGAAAGTGGTAGAAACCCTTTGTCCAAATCAGTGTTCTGTTGATTAATCCTAGTTTAATGCCATATTTTTGTAATGGTAGAGATTGACTAAAATGGTATTGTCTGTTTTCTGGAAATGTTTTCAAAAGTGACACATCTACATCATAAAATGCCAGATAATTCTTTTTGAACTATCGTTTAACACAACTCATTCAATTTGCCATCGACTTTGTAATGTGATGAATATTTTACATGCAATATTGTTAATGTTAGCCAAGAGGAGGATATGGTTTTTTCCAATTAGTACATTTTTTTTCTAAAGGAAGGAGATAATCGTGCATTATACGCAAGTTTATTTATTTTCTCAAGTCCCCAATTTCTTGATTCTATTGTGGTTAATTGGGATAAGTTTGATTATGGTCACTGAAAAAATCAGACAAAATAAGTCATGAAAACAACCACATGCATTGCTCATCATCTCATTATTATGCTTTTCTCTCTAGTACAGAGTAAATCAAAGAATTATCCTTCTTCCTATATTATCATTAAAATCCCCTCTATAAATCTCAATTTCTATGAAAAAGACGTCCTCTATAAATATAATCTATAGCTTCTGAACTAATTATCTCACCACTGCTATAGTGCTATCTTCAACACAAGTTTTGTCACAAGGATAGGGGCAATCAATCTCTTGAAACTGATTTCtttcccaaaaccaatcccctGTTGCTTCAGCTATTGTCTGCAACAATATTCATTCAAGTCAAAAATGTCACATAGTTAAATAGAAATTCATAGGGGAAAAAATTAGAAATATCTATAGTAAGAGAGCTTAATAAGTTATACCTTGTTGAATAATCTAGGTGAATTTGGACCAAACCAATAggcttgttgttgagtttggcAATGGGAAAAGCAAGAGTTGATGTAATATCCTCTTGTTGAAGAAGGGCCTAACCCTTCCAATACCTTTAAAAAGTTTAATCTGAAACCTAAAATAATTGTTCCACAATTACTTAAACAGATTTTTCATATACTCAGAAAATGTTTGATAAATCTCTTTGTTTCttttataacacaaaaaaattacAAATAAACGAATAAATAATATAATGTGTCAAAAATATTTAAGATCCTTACTGACCTTGAAGAACTTTGAGTTCACTTAGTGTGCAATTCCTCATATCAGCCTTGCAATTTGTCCAGGCTCCAGTAGGATCAGCAGTAGAAGGGACCAAAATGTTCCTTACctaaatttaaaagtaaatatTCAAAATTCAGGAGACAAAAGCAATTAAAAAGTGAAagggagaaaagaaaaagaatttatAAGCATGTTTGAAAATCTTAGTATTCTAATAAACTCACCTGCCAATGATCATAGGCTGCATTTATAATGAAAAGTGGCGTTTGAAGTTGATGAGCCACATTTTGAGGGAAAAAGCACTGCAACATATTCAAGTAAATTTTTTTAGATTTGGAATTtcattattttgttttcttatgaACCATAAGCTTAGTTCTTGAGATTGTATTGCTCTTACCAAACTTGGTTTCAATTTTGAAGTACATGATGGAGGCAAATTCTTGGCAGAGCCCTAAATTCAACACAAAATAATTAATTACTATATTTAAATAAAAAGGATCTGAAAAAGAGTTAAATGAAGCATACATGTAAAGTGACAACATCATTGAAATACTCTTCGATATATGCTTCCCCTGAAATATCCTTGCTGCGATTAAACGCACATTAAATTATTATAGCAAGCAACAAATCGATGAGAATAAAACAATGTTTTGAACATAAATTGGTAGAGTTTAATTgccaaaaggaaaataaaaaattatatatgtgAATTGAAATATAATGTGAAAGAAGAATATAATGCTTACAGATTAACGAAATAACCAGCATCTGAAAAGCATTTAACTCTAGCACTCTTTGGTAGTAGAGCTCTGAAATTGTCACAATGCAAGATTGATGCTAATCCCCCAGCTGAACATCCAGAGAGTATAGCCTaccatttcaaaaatttaacctTTTTTGAGACTCAAGTAGAGAGTTAAAAAAAGGAAATGAAAAGGAAATCTTGCttttggtttttttttctttgatgGGAGGGAAAGGAAGAAGGGGAAATAACTTACTACTGTTAGGTATTTACATAAAATTATACAAAGCTATAGTAGTAGTTTACTATGGTTAGTGAAAAAATTGACTGTGAGAATATGTATTAACAACAGTTAAAAGATAACGACGTAATAATGTATGTGAAGATATATATCATATATTCATTGAGTTGGTGTAAACACCCAATATAAACATACATTTTCAGCAGTACTCATTCCTTGGGATAATAAATCAGCCATAATAGCTTTGAATATCCTTGCCCCTCTATAATGGAGTCCAGTGGCCTGTCAAATTTGGAGTTTTAATTAGGAAAAAGAACCCTTTAAATACTGTAATTAAAACATTAGGAGATATACTATTCAACTTAAAGAAAATATACTTAATGAGACTTACAGGATCAACTGCTTCAACATCTCCCGTAAAAGATCCTCCATCACAATATCTGACACTAACTCTATTCCAATTATAAAATTCTACAAATTTCCAAAAAGGTGTAGTTGTATTAATTAATTATACTAAGCTATATATAAAGAAACATAGCACGCACATTTTAAGAATTAAAAATTGGAAGTTTACCTGGATTAAACTTGGGATCATTGCTCATAATCCCTGAAAAAGCAACTTGCTTACCCATTTTTGCAGAAGATCCCAAGCGACTATTCTTCCTCTCAAGACAATGAGTAATATTTTGACACCATCCACCTCCCTTAATATCCAAGTTAAcaaatttatataattaataagtgTTTGTATATGCTAAGATAGAAATTCACTTATCATATGCATAGATATTAAAATCTTAAATAACAGTTCTCGGAATTCTTAATAATTCAATTTCAAGGATGGGCATTCAGTTTTGGAATTTGTTTTTgagtttttcttcatcttcttattAGTAACGAAGACAGAATTTTATAGGAGCTATTGAAACAAAACTTACCTCAATTGATATTACCCAATTATTCAGTCCAGTGCCAGATCCTCTATCAAGATGGTATGCTGGTGGAGTTCCATCCAAGCAAACTATAAACACAACATTAACAACAGATAAATAAATGGAAACATAAATAAGAGATGCTATATAGATAGATACGCACAATGAAATTAGAACCATGTCTCTCTATGCACACGCGCAACATAAGTTAGAGTTTAGATTACTGGTTTAGTCGAACCcattaaattttatttaaatcttgtatttgtcttaaaaagtctattaaatatgtacaaaggTATTAATTTAGAATCTAATAGCTTAAAATGACTAAACCCATAAGCTTTAATCTAGCGACATGTGTGCTTACATATACACTATCACACATCGAGAAACATTCTGAACTGTTAAGAATATAATATTAAAAAACAAGATGTTTAGTGAAcataaccaaaaaagaaaaaaagaagaaactaaaggaagaagagaaaaagaaaaaagttacCTGCTCCTGTTGCTACGGCACTTTCAAGTATAGTGATATTAACAAGGAGACTTTCTGttctacaaataataataatcagcaaagaaataaaaaagaacaaACAATGGGTCACCATTCTTCTacttttcttaattaatattGCTATCTGCTCATTGTGGGCACAagatacaaatatatatatagaactTTTAATTCAATAAAAAGGAGCCGCAATAAAAAAGTTAGTTTTTTTGAGAAATCAAGTGTGAACTAAGCCATATTTAGAATATTTGTAAAAGTTGCAAGTAATTGAATACCAAAATACCATTATAGGGAAGTTTTGAAAAACAATTTGTTGTTTTACCTTATTTTCAGGCAGATAAATCTGATATCATTAACTAACAATAGAATGTATTATCAAGATCACACATATATAGGGAAGCTATTTATTGTTATTTCAAATGGATATATTGCAACtttaaagtttgaaaatttaagaTTGTGCAAATCAGAATTGGATTAAATGTGTGAACTTTAACtacttatttaattagttggggAATGGCTCAATGTCACAGTGAATTCGCTTCTGTCCTTTTCATTAAGCATGTCCACAATTTACTATCATGAATTCAGTATTCAGATATTTAGATGCTATTTcgaattgatatatatatatatatatatatatatatatatatatatatatatatatatatatatatatatagagagagagagagagagagagagagagagagagagagagagagagattgacCAACATAATTTTTTGTTAATTAAattgaatatatttttttaaaaccatTTATGTTTACAAATTTTATTGTTTTAATTAGATAATAATTAAAAGTTCAACTTGAAGATTCAATGATTTTTCTTGTAATTTTGACATAAAGTAATACGAAATTTGTGCTGCATCATGAAACGAAAAAATCCGTAACGAACAGAAACTAACTAAACGTGTTAGGTACCGACTTGCCCCTTACTGTTAGCTACAGCCGTGGATAAGCCTTTGCCACCAGCAAAATCTAATTacacatttttttaaatttattttcttttggcTAACGAAAGGAACTTCAAATTAAAGATGGTCAATCGATCCGCAGAGAAATCTAGGAATCAAGGAAGTTTATTTCTTCACCCCAAATTCAAAATACTCCACTTTACCTCATCGTATTCGTAGATAAAAGATGGCAGTTTAGTATTTTGGTTTGTTTATTTTTGCTGCGTACTACTTAAAATAGGATAAGAAATGTTTCGATTCCATCTGATGTTACTTAATTTATTCATTGTCAATTTAGAGTGGAGATGTTATTTAGACATCGTGTCGTAATTGAAGTTGGTTTCGTAAAGCACTAGCTAATTTAAATCGAAATCCATTGAAAGAGAAATCAGAGTAATGCACGAGAGCTTCTACTTGTTTAACGAAGATCAGAAAGTACAGCTTGAGCTTGACATGTATTAAAGAAGAATTAACAAGTTGATATGTCTGTACTGGGTAAAATTGGTTTATAGTAAATGGTCGAATAGTAGCATGACACGTGATACCGAGATAGGCAAAaggcaagtcaaataacaaccaGTACCAGATACAACAATTATAATCGACATCAGCTAAATCCCGAAGGAAGCGTAGTCAACGGAAGCAGGTCGAGTATTTGCCATCAAATAGCATTCAATGGAAGAATATTCTCTAATATTAAATGAGCaaccgttacagagaatatttgcattcatggcctCCCGTTATATATTCACCAATGACacttttattatcatttaagaggatCTTAATCCTAGGATCTTGCTTCCCTAGATAAAGCTATAAATAGTAGGCTCAGTAGCCATTGTAGGACACGACACTTTTATCCTCGGAGATATTGCGCTCGGAATTAGGCTTGtcatttccttcaatttcaattgcTAAATTTTATTCTTAATCttatttctttatcatttttggatcaaattagttTGCTTGTCTctaaaccacgtaacaaatttaactgtacctttttatgggtaaatagtttggcgcccaccgtggggcttagacagttacgtaattgctttgatccttacgtttattactaacttgtttgattttttCCTTAGTAAGAAATTAGATATGGCAACTAATGATGTCAACATCACACACAACATTGAGGGACGCGAAGATTTACCTCATCACGAGGACTCAATCAGCGACACCCATAACAAAAGGGACGAAACAACCCCGGTTCGTGAAGGGCCCGGCATGTGCGGGAGACAAATCCCGATGATACGGAGGAGGAACATGTCGTGAAAAC
The DNA window shown above is from Nicotiana tomentosiformis chromosome 8, ASM39032v3, whole genome shotgun sequence and carries:
- the LOC104089292 gene encoding pectin acetylesterase 8-like, with protein sequence MVTHCLFFFISLLIIIICRTESLLVNITILESAVATGAVCLDGTPPAYHLDRGSGTGLNNWVISIEGGGWCQNITHCLERKNSRLGSSAKMGKQVAFSGIMSNDPKFNPEFYNWNRVSVRYCDGGSFTGDVEAVDPATGLHYRGARIFKAIMADLLSQGMSTAENAILSGCSAGGLASILHCDNFRALLPKSARVKCFSDAGYFVNLKDISGEAYIEEYFNDVVTLHGSAKNLPPSCTSKLKPSLCFFPQNVAHQLQTPLFIINAAYDHWQVRNILVPSTADPTGAWTNCKADMRNCTLSELKVLQGFRLNFLKVLEGLGPSSTRGYYINSCFSHCQTQQQAYWFGPNSPRLFNKTIAEATGDWFWERNQFQEIDCPYPCDKTCVEDSTIAVVR